Proteins from one Rhinopithecus roxellana isolate Shanxi Qingling chromosome 20, ASM756505v1, whole genome shotgun sequence genomic window:
- the LDHD gene encoding probable D-lactate dehydrogenase, mitochondrial isoform X1, translating to MARLLRAATWGLFPWRGYCSQKTKGELCRDFVEALKAVVGGSHVSTATVVREQHGRDESVHRCEPPDAVVWPQNVEQVSRLAALCYRQGVPIIPFGTGTGLEGGVCAVQGGVCVNLTHMDRILELNLEDFSVVVEPGVTRKALNVHLRDSGLWFPVDPGADASLCGMAATGASGTNAVRYGTMRDNVLNLEVVLPDGRLLHTAGQGRHFRKSAAGYNLTGLFVGSEGTLGLITATTLRLHPAPEAIVAATCAFPSVQAAVDSTVHILQAAVPVARIEFLDEVMMDACNRYSKLNCSVAPTLFLEFHGSQQALEEQLQRTEEIVQQNGASDFSWAKAAEERSQLWTARHNAWYAALAMRPGCKGYSTDVCVPISRLPEILVQTKEDLNASGLTGSIVGHVGDGNFHCILLVNPDDAEELGRVKAFAEQLGRRALALHGTCTGEHGIGLGKRQLLREEVGAVGVETMRQLKAVLDPQGLMNPGKVL from the exons ATGGCCCGACTGCTCCGGGCTGCAACCTGGGGGCTGTTCCCCTGGAGGGGGTACTGCTCCCAGAAGACAAAG GGCGAGCTCTGCAGGGACTTCGTAGAGGCTCTGAAGGCCGTGGTGGGCGGCTCCCACGTGTCCACTGCCACGGTGGTCCGAGAGCAGCACGGGCGCGATGAGTCGGTGCACAG GTGCGAACCTCCCGATGCTGTGGTGTGGCCCCAGAACGTGGAGCAGGTCAGCCGGCTGGCAGCCCTGTGCTACCGCCAAGGTGTGCCCATTATCCCATTCGGCACCGGCACCGGGCTTGAGGGTGGCGTCTGCGCTGTGCAG GGCGGCGTCTGCGTTAACCTGACGCATATGGACCGAATCCTGGAGCTGAACCTGGAGGACTTCTCTGTGGTGGTGGAGCCGGGCGTCACCCGCAAAGCTCTCAATGTCCACCTGCGGGATAGCGGCCTCTGGTTTCCCGTTG ACCCAGGTGCGGACGCCTCTCTCTGTGGCATGGCGGCCACCGGGGCGTCGGGCACCAACGCGGTCCGCTACGGCACCATGCGGGACAACGTGCTCAACCTGGAGGTGGTGCTGCCCGACGGGCGGTTGCTGCACACGGCGGGCCAAGGCCGGCATTTCCG GAAGAGTGCAGCCGGCTACAACCTCACTGGGCTGTTCGTGGGCTCTGAGGGGACGCTGGGCCTCATCACAGCCACCACCCTGCGCCTGCACCCTGCCCCTGAGGCCATAGTGGCCGCCACGTGTGCGTTCCCCAGTGTCCAGGCTGCTGTGGACAGCACTGTACACAtcctccaggctgcagtgcctgTAGCCCGCATTG AGTTCCTGGATGAAGTCATGATGGATGCCTGCAACAGGTACAGCAAGCTGAATTGCTCAGTGGCACCCACACTCTTCCTGGAGTTCCATGGCTCCCAGCAGGCACTGGAGGAGCAGCTGCAACGCACAG AGGAGATAGTCCAGCAGAACGGAGCCTCTGACTTCTCCTGGGCTAAGGCGGCCGAGGAGCGGAGCCAGCTTTGGACAGCACGGCACAATGCCTGGTATGCAGCCCTGGCCATGCGGCCAGGCTGCAAG GGCTACTCCACGGACGTGTGTGTGCCCATCTCCCGGCTGCCGGAGATCCTGGTGCAGACCAAGGAGGATCTGAACGCCTCAGGACTCACAG GAAGCATTGTCGGACATGTGGGTGACGGCAACTTCCACTGCATCCTGCTGGTCAACCCTGATGACGCTGAGGAACTGGGCAGGGTCAAGGCTTTTGCAGAACAGCTGGGCAG GCGGGCACTGGCCCTCCACGGAACGTGCACGGGGGAGCATGGCATCGGACTGGGCAAGCGGCAGCTGCTGCGGGAGGAGGTGGGCGCCGTGGGCGTGGAGACCATGCGGCAGCTCAAGGCTGTGTTAGACCCTCAAGGCCTCATGAACCCGGGCAAAGTACTGTGA
- the LDHD gene encoding probable D-lactate dehydrogenase, mitochondrial isoform X2 — MARLLRAATWGLFPWRGYCSQKTKGELCRDFVEALKAVVGGSHVSTATVVREQHGRDESVHRCEPPDAVVWPQNVEQVSRLAALCYRQGVPIIPFGTGTGLEGGVCAVQGGVCVNLTHMDRILELNLEDFSVVVEPGVTRKALNVHLRDSGLWFPVDPGADASLCGMAATGASGTNAVRYGTMRDNVLNLEVVLPDGRLLHTAGQGRHFRKSAAGYNLTGLFVGSEGTLGLITATTLRLHPAPEAIVAATCAFPSVQAAVDSTVHILQAAVPVARIEFLDEVMMDACNRYSKLNCSVAPTLFLEFHGSQQALEEQLQRTEEIVQQNGASDFSWAKAAEERSQLWTARHNAWYAALAMRPGCKGYSTDVCVPISRLPEILVQTKEDLNASGLTGSIVGHVGDGNFHCILLVNPDDAEELGRVKAFAEQLGRSLWFSKRPYASLSAPTHPVLAGRDHLGPLKTLVTPLP, encoded by the exons ATGGCCCGACTGCTCCGGGCTGCAACCTGGGGGCTGTTCCCCTGGAGGGGGTACTGCTCCCAGAAGACAAAG GGCGAGCTCTGCAGGGACTTCGTAGAGGCTCTGAAGGCCGTGGTGGGCGGCTCCCACGTGTCCACTGCCACGGTGGTCCGAGAGCAGCACGGGCGCGATGAGTCGGTGCACAG GTGCGAACCTCCCGATGCTGTGGTGTGGCCCCAGAACGTGGAGCAGGTCAGCCGGCTGGCAGCCCTGTGCTACCGCCAAGGTGTGCCCATTATCCCATTCGGCACCGGCACCGGGCTTGAGGGTGGCGTCTGCGCTGTGCAG GGCGGCGTCTGCGTTAACCTGACGCATATGGACCGAATCCTGGAGCTGAACCTGGAGGACTTCTCTGTGGTGGTGGAGCCGGGCGTCACCCGCAAAGCTCTCAATGTCCACCTGCGGGATAGCGGCCTCTGGTTTCCCGTTG ACCCAGGTGCGGACGCCTCTCTCTGTGGCATGGCGGCCACCGGGGCGTCGGGCACCAACGCGGTCCGCTACGGCACCATGCGGGACAACGTGCTCAACCTGGAGGTGGTGCTGCCCGACGGGCGGTTGCTGCACACGGCGGGCCAAGGCCGGCATTTCCG GAAGAGTGCAGCCGGCTACAACCTCACTGGGCTGTTCGTGGGCTCTGAGGGGACGCTGGGCCTCATCACAGCCACCACCCTGCGCCTGCACCCTGCCCCTGAGGCCATAGTGGCCGCCACGTGTGCGTTCCCCAGTGTCCAGGCTGCTGTGGACAGCACTGTACACAtcctccaggctgcagtgcctgTAGCCCGCATTG AGTTCCTGGATGAAGTCATGATGGATGCCTGCAACAGGTACAGCAAGCTGAATTGCTCAGTGGCACCCACACTCTTCCTGGAGTTCCATGGCTCCCAGCAGGCACTGGAGGAGCAGCTGCAACGCACAG AGGAGATAGTCCAGCAGAACGGAGCCTCTGACTTCTCCTGGGCTAAGGCGGCCGAGGAGCGGAGCCAGCTTTGGACAGCACGGCACAATGCCTGGTATGCAGCCCTGGCCATGCGGCCAGGCTGCAAG GGCTACTCCACGGACGTGTGTGTGCCCATCTCCCGGCTGCCGGAGATCCTGGTGCAGACCAAGGAGGATCTGAACGCCTCAGGACTCACAG GAAGCATTGTCGGACATGTGGGTGACGGCAACTTCCACTGCATCCTGCTGGTCAACCCTGATGACGCTGAGGAACTGGGCAGGGTCAAGGCTTTTGCAGAACAGCTGGGCAG GAGCCTTTGGTTCAGTAAACGACCCTACGCATCCCTCTCTGCTCCTACGCATCCTGTCCTGGCTGGAAGAGACCATCTGGGTCCACTCAAGACTCTGGTGACACCCCTCCCCTGA
- the LDHD gene encoding probable D-lactate dehydrogenase, mitochondrial isoform X3: MARLLRAATWGLFPWRGYCSQKTKGELCRDFVEALKAVVGGSHVSTATVVREQHGRDESVHRCEPPDAVVWPQNVEQVSRLAALCYRQGVPIIPFGTGTGLEGGVCAVQGGVCVNLTHMDRILELNLEDFSVVVEPGVTRKALNVHLRDSGLWFPVDPGADASLCGMAATGASGTNAVRYGTMRDNVLNLEVVLPDGRLLHTAGQGRHFRKSAAGYNLTGLFVGSEGTLGLITATTLRLHPAPEAIVAATCAFPSVQAAVDSTVHILQAAVPVARIEFLDEVMMDACNRYSKLNCSVAPTLFLEFHGSQQALEEQLQRTEEIVQQNGASDFSWAKAAEERSQLWTARHNAWYAALAMRPGCKGYSTDVCVPISRLPEILVQTKEDLNASGLTGSIVGHVGDGNFHCILLVNPDDAEELGRVKAFAEQLGSQPASHPLFQAHLSCSSWIGLFFDAPSSAWQR; encoded by the exons ATGGCCCGACTGCTCCGGGCTGCAACCTGGGGGCTGTTCCCCTGGAGGGGGTACTGCTCCCAGAAGACAAAG GGCGAGCTCTGCAGGGACTTCGTAGAGGCTCTGAAGGCCGTGGTGGGCGGCTCCCACGTGTCCACTGCCACGGTGGTCCGAGAGCAGCACGGGCGCGATGAGTCGGTGCACAG GTGCGAACCTCCCGATGCTGTGGTGTGGCCCCAGAACGTGGAGCAGGTCAGCCGGCTGGCAGCCCTGTGCTACCGCCAAGGTGTGCCCATTATCCCATTCGGCACCGGCACCGGGCTTGAGGGTGGCGTCTGCGCTGTGCAG GGCGGCGTCTGCGTTAACCTGACGCATATGGACCGAATCCTGGAGCTGAACCTGGAGGACTTCTCTGTGGTGGTGGAGCCGGGCGTCACCCGCAAAGCTCTCAATGTCCACCTGCGGGATAGCGGCCTCTGGTTTCCCGTTG ACCCAGGTGCGGACGCCTCTCTCTGTGGCATGGCGGCCACCGGGGCGTCGGGCACCAACGCGGTCCGCTACGGCACCATGCGGGACAACGTGCTCAACCTGGAGGTGGTGCTGCCCGACGGGCGGTTGCTGCACACGGCGGGCCAAGGCCGGCATTTCCG GAAGAGTGCAGCCGGCTACAACCTCACTGGGCTGTTCGTGGGCTCTGAGGGGACGCTGGGCCTCATCACAGCCACCACCCTGCGCCTGCACCCTGCCCCTGAGGCCATAGTGGCCGCCACGTGTGCGTTCCCCAGTGTCCAGGCTGCTGTGGACAGCACTGTACACAtcctccaggctgcagtgcctgTAGCCCGCATTG AGTTCCTGGATGAAGTCATGATGGATGCCTGCAACAGGTACAGCAAGCTGAATTGCTCAGTGGCACCCACACTCTTCCTGGAGTTCCATGGCTCCCAGCAGGCACTGGAGGAGCAGCTGCAACGCACAG AGGAGATAGTCCAGCAGAACGGAGCCTCTGACTTCTCCTGGGCTAAGGCGGCCGAGGAGCGGAGCCAGCTTTGGACAGCACGGCACAATGCCTGGTATGCAGCCCTGGCCATGCGGCCAGGCTGCAAG GGCTACTCCACGGACGTGTGTGTGCCCATCTCCCGGCTGCCGGAGATCCTGGTGCAGACCAAGGAGGATCTGAACGCCTCAGGACTCACAG GAAGCATTGTCGGACATGTGGGTGACGGCAACTTCCACTGCATCCTGCTGGTCAACCCTGATGACGCTGAGGAACTGGGCAGGGTCAAGGCTTTTGCAGAACAGCTGGGCAG ccagccagccagccacccaCTCTTCCAGGCCCACCTATCCTGCAGCAGCTGGATAGGACTCTTCTTTGATGCGCCCTCCAGCGCCTGGCAACGATGA